The proteins below are encoded in one region of Desulfonatronum thioautotrophicum:
- a CDS encoding glycosyltransferase family 2 protein: protein MLTPSNTSSKSDVSQREPESSPERSSENFPKIAPEHMQELAQEQTQEHPREHPREHSWEHPQKQPRVSIITAVLNGEAHLSDAIQSIRDQTYPHIEHIIVDGGSKDGTVSIIQAHADGISRWISEPDQGIYDAMNKGIRMATGTIVGMLNADDFYPRSDVIHDVVQTFAQTRADAVFADLLVVGRNDPRKVVRFYDSSDFHPGRFCQGWMPPHPTFFTLREHYIRLGFYRTDYRIAADYELLTRFLARHGLAYARIPKILVHMRSGGVSSRNLKSNWVLNQEIVRACKENNIRTSMPRLLCKYPRKLLEYVRRPKG from the coding sequence ATGCTCACTCCTTCCAACACATCGTCCAAGAGCGACGTTTCTCAACGGGAGCCGGAGAGCAGTCCGGAACGCTCTTCGGAGAATTTTCCGAAAATTGCTCCGGAACACATGCAGGAACTCGCTCAGGAGCAAACTCAGGAGCACCCCCGGGAGCACCCCCGGGAGCACTCTTGGGAGCACCCTCAAAAACAACCTCGAGTCAGTATCATCACCGCGGTGCTCAATGGCGAGGCGCACCTTTCCGACGCAATCCAAAGCATCCGCGACCAGACCTATCCCCACATTGAGCACATCATCGTGGACGGCGGCTCCAAAGACGGAACCGTCTCCATTATCCAGGCGCACGCAGACGGAATCTCCAGGTGGATCTCCGAACCGGACCAGGGGATTTACGACGCCATGAACAAGGGCATCCGCATGGCCACCGGGACCATCGTCGGCATGCTCAACGCCGATGACTTCTATCCCCGTTCGGACGTCATCCACGACGTGGTTCAAACATTTGCCCAAACCAGAGCCGACGCGGTCTTTGCCGACCTCCTGGTGGTAGGCCGGAACGATCCGCGCAAGGTCGTCCGCTTTTACGACTCCTCGGACTTCCACCCTGGACGATTTTGTCAGGGCTGGATGCCGCCCCATCCGACCTTCTTCACCTTACGGGAACACTACATACGTCTCGGCTTTTACCGTACGGACTACCGCATCGCCGCGGACTACGAACTTCTGACCCGCTTCCTGGCTCGCCACGGCCTTGCCTATGCCCGCATCCCAAAGATTCTCGTGCATATGCGCTCCGGTGGAGTCAGCTCTCGAAATTTGAAGAGCAACTGGGTGCTGAACCAGGAAATTGTCCGCGCCTGCAAGGAAAATAATATCCGCACATCCATGCCGCGCCTGCTTTGCAAATATCCTCGCAAACTGTTGGAATACGTACGCAGACCCAAAGGCTGA
- a CDS encoding glycosyltransferase family 4 protein, producing MTIPERHPLRVGLNLLYLLPGIVGGTETYAAGLLHGLAEVDDGLEYVVFLNQESADWPLPDIPAFQRVVCPVRASSRAQRLLYEQFRLPAQARRHGVDVLHSLGYVAPVLGRCPGVVTIHDMNTRGHGRSMPMFKRLALALLVRLSAQTASQVITVSDFSRQEIHRHLGLSLERIHVVHEAPLPSEWHHPSGLLFSETASQPVSWSPSFQPSHQSDIPYILAFASQSPHKNIPRLIEAFARIATSVPHHLVLAGHLPEDGAVDRAIGRWDIAHRIRLTGYLPRPEVERLLSQASLFAFPSLYEGFGLPVLEAQAAEVPVACANRGALPEVAGEGAVFFDPENALDMAATLAHALTDKDLCASLVAQGRLNLERFSWIKAARQTLNLYARAAWRGRNRYVTRPNRPSTAPGHGTIAHSIVHPENESPDPSTGTLPQGNVPVLPRPADMTRPEHP from the coding sequence GTGACAATACCTGAACGCCACCCCCTCCGCGTCGGTCTGAACCTCCTTTACCTCCTGCCCGGAATTGTGGGCGGAACGGAAACCTACGCCGCAGGGCTTTTGCACGGCTTGGCCGAGGTGGATGATGGGCTGGAGTATGTGGTTTTCCTGAACCAGGAAAGCGCGGACTGGCCTTTACCGGATATCCCAGCCTTTCAGCGGGTGGTTTGCCCGGTGCGGGCTTCCAGTCGGGCCCAGCGGCTGCTCTACGAACAATTCCGTCTGCCTGCCCAGGCCCGACGTCACGGCGTGGACGTGCTGCACTCCCTGGGTTACGTGGCCCCGGTGCTGGGCCGCTGTCCCGGGGTGGTCACCATTCACGACATGAACACCAGGGGCCATGGCCGAAGCATGCCGATGTTCAAGCGTCTGGCACTGGCCTTGCTTGTCCGCTTGAGCGCCCAAACGGCCAGCCAGGTGATCACGGTTTCCGATTTTTCCCGCCAGGAAATCCACCGCCATCTCGGCCTGTCCCTGGAACGGATCCATGTGGTTCATGAAGCTCCGCTGCCTTCGGAATGGCATCACCCATCGGGGCTGCTCTTCTCGGAAACAGCATCGCAACCCGTTTCATGGTCACCGTCTTTTCAGCCTTCTCATCAGTCGGACATCCCGTATATTCTGGCCTTTGCCAGCCAATCTCCGCACAAAAACATCCCCAGACTGATCGAGGCCTTTGCCCGGATCGCGACCTCCGTGCCGCACCACCTTGTTCTGGCCGGGCATCTGCCCGAAGACGGGGCCGTGGACCGGGCCATTGGTCGCTGGGACATAGCCCACCGGATCAGGCTGACCGGCTACCTGCCCCGGCCTGAGGTGGAACGCCTGCTGTCCCAGGCATCTCTGTTTGCCTTTCCGTCCCTGTATGAGGGATTCGGTCTTCCCGTGCTGGAAGCCCAGGCTGCTGAAGTGCCGGTTGCCTGCGCAAACCGTGGGGCCTTGCCTGAGGTGGCTGGCGAGGGCGCGGTGTTCTTCGACCCGGAAAATGCCCTGGACATGGCCGCCACCCTGGCCCACGCACTTACGGACAAAGACCTGTGCGCCAGCCTCGTGGCCCAGGGACGGCTCAACCTGGAACGTTTTTCCTGGATCAAGGCGGCCCGTCAGACCTTGAACCTCTATGCCAGGGCCGCCTGGCGCGGCCGAAACAGATACGTCACGAGGCCGAATCGTCCTTCGACCGCCCCTGGGCATGGAACAATAGCCCATTCCATCGTTCATCCGGAGAACGAATCGCCGGATCCAAGCACTGGAACGTTGCCGCAAGGCAACGTTCCAGTGCTACCCCGCCCCGCCGACATGACCAGACCGGAGCACCCTTAA
- a CDS encoding S41 family peptidase, with product MRVVHWVGTVTLLFLLAITFSQSMATDEERYSPLKRFSQVLDLVERYHVDDVDRNEMIQGAIRGMLQELDPHSSFMTQDAFREMQIDTSGEFTGIGIEISIVEGRLTVVSPIEDTPAFREGLQAGDHIMKIDGQSTQDITVMDAVKLIRGPRGTTVELTVLSRGETVPRTVSITRDVIPMHTVRLFELEPGVVLVRLTSFKETSMDDMREALAQIAPEDRVGLILDLRNNPGGLLNQAVAVADAFLEEGKIVFTQGRAAQSQMNFEASRNVLDRETPMVVLINGGSASASEIVAGALQDHGRALILGEQSFGKGSVQTIIPLADGSGIKLTTAVYYTPSGRSIQAKGILPDISVPFVALSEEQQEGRMRMVREGDLIRHLETGPIPQDQLDQPRPEVLEMLERDNQLRLALEMVKAMPRLKALR from the coding sequence ATGCGGGTTGTCCATTGGGTTGGCACCGTGACATTGCTCTTTCTACTGGCCATCACCTTCAGTCAAAGCATGGCTACGGACGAGGAGCGTTATTCACCGCTGAAACGTTTCAGCCAGGTTCTGGACCTGGTTGAACGGTACCATGTTGATGACGTGGACCGGAATGAGATGATCCAGGGCGCCATTCGCGGCATGCTTCAGGAGCTGGATCCCCATTCCAGCTTCATGACGCAGGACGCCTTTCGGGAAATGCAGATTGATACCTCCGGGGAATTCACGGGCATTGGCATTGAAATCAGTATTGTCGAAGGCCGTTTGACCGTGGTTTCTCCTATCGAGGATACGCCGGCTTTTCGCGAGGGGCTTCAGGCCGGAGACCATATTATGAAGATTGATGGTCAGTCCACACAGGACATTACGGTCATGGACGCCGTCAAACTGATTCGCGGTCCCCGCGGTACCACGGTGGAATTGACCGTCCTTTCACGAGGCGAGACGGTTCCCCGCACCGTAAGCATTACCCGTGACGTCATCCCTATGCACACGGTACGGTTGTTTGAATTGGAGCCCGGGGTGGTGCTTGTCCGCCTGACCAGTTTCAAGGAAACCTCCATGGATGACATGCGTGAGGCCCTGGCCCAAATTGCACCAGAAGACCGCGTCGGCCTGATTCTTGACCTGCGCAACAATCCTGGTGGACTGCTCAATCAAGCCGTAGCCGTAGCTGACGCATTTCTTGAAGAAGGGAAAATTGTCTTCACCCAGGGCCGTGCAGCTCAGTCACAGATGAACTTTGAGGCCTCCAGAAATGTTTTGGATCGGGAGACTCCCATGGTGGTGCTGATCAACGGCGGTTCCGCCTCTGCCTCGGAAATTGTCGCCGGTGCCTTGCAGGACCATGGCCGGGCGTTGATTCTTGGCGAACAGTCCTTTGGCAAAGGCTCTGTTCAGACCATCATTCCCTTGGCTGATGGTTCCGGGATCAAGCTGACCACAGCGGTCTATTATACACCTAGCGGACGTTCCATTCAGGCGAAGGGGATTCTCCCGGACATTTCGGTCCCGTTTGTCGCCCTGAGCGAAGAGCAGCAGGAAGGGCGCATGCGCATGGTCCGCGAAGGGGACCTGATCCGTCACCTGGAAACCGGACCGATTCCCCAGGATCAGCTGGATCAGCCCAGACCTGAAGTCTTGGAAATGCTTGAACGGGACAACCAGTTGCGGTTGGCCCTGGAAATGGTCAAGGCCATGCCCCGGCTCAAGGCTCTGCGCTAA
- a CDS encoding glycosyltransferase family 4 protein: MKRLFVDLSLTAQTENGSAVYAWEVGHRLMRQAMPLQVLPLTSPFRVLGRTGIQRKLNGLLRDLLWRPILAGLEARPDDLFLFTNTFVPRKFWRRQFGVVILDLGAWHDRALLSWRGRLGTRSLPAVLEHAAHIFAISEYTAEDVARVFAVPRSRITLAPCGLSETFLAPPAPLATINTVQLPSCYLLHVGSLEPKKNIPFLLQVFALLRQQTATSTRQTDARSKCKLVLTGAESWHDASLRQAIAKHPYSEDILLLGRVAPEDLPALYRQAAALVFPSVLEGFGLPVIEALSQGTPALVQANSSLSQFAPYGATVLNDFEPEGWVGRIREILALETRMPENLKKSVRDTFNWDRTATIIRRTMLGST, encoded by the coding sequence ATGAAACGTCTCTTCGTGGACCTCAGCCTGACAGCCCAGACCGAAAACGGCTCCGCGGTATACGCCTGGGAGGTTGGCCATCGCCTGATGCGTCAGGCCATGCCCTTGCAGGTATTGCCCCTGACCAGCCCCTTTCGCGTCTTGGGCCGAACCGGAATCCAACGCAAGCTGAACGGGTTGCTCCGGGATCTACTCTGGCGGCCCATTTTGGCCGGCCTGGAGGCCCGTCCGGATGATCTTTTCCTGTTCACCAACACCTTCGTGCCCCGTAAATTCTGGCGTCGTCAATTCGGCGTGGTTATCCTGGATCTGGGTGCGTGGCACGACCGCGCCCTGCTCTCCTGGCGCGGCCGCCTGGGCACCCGCTCTCTGCCCGCGGTGTTGGAACACGCGGCCCATATCTTTGCCATCTCGGAATACACGGCCGAGGATGTGGCTCGGGTGTTCGCCGTTCCCCGTTCCCGGATCACCCTGGCTCCCTGTGGGCTCTCCGAAACCTTCCTGGCCCCTCCTGCTCCCCTGGCAACAATCAACACCGTCCAACTGCCCTCGTGTTATCTGCTCCATGTGGGCAGCCTGGAACCCAAGAAGAATATCCCCTTCCTGCTCCAGGTCTTCGCGCTCCTTCGCCAGCAGACCGCAACCTCGACGAGACAAACCGATGCCCGGTCCAAATGCAAACTCGTCCTCACCGGCGCAGAGTCCTGGCACGATGCCTCCCTGCGCCAGGCCATCGCGAAGCATCCGTATTCCGAGGATATCCTGCTCCTGGGACGGGTGGCCCCGGAAGACCTGCCCGCGCTTTACCGCCAGGCCGCGGCCCTGGTCTTTCCCTCCGTACTGGAAGGTTTCGGTTTGCCGGTAATCGAAGCCCTGTCCCAAGGCACACCGGCTTTGGTCCAGGCCAACAGTTCCCTGAGCCAGTTCGCACCCTACGGCGCCACGGTCCTGAACGATTTTGAGCCGGAAGGCTGGGTGGGACGCATCCGGGAAATACTTGCCTTGGAAACCAGAATGCCCGAAAACCTGAAGAAGTCCGTCCGGGACACGTTTAATTGGGACCGCACCGCCACGATCATCCGCCGGACCATGCTGGGAAGCACATAA
- the tpx gene encoding thiol peroxidase: MKERFGLITLKGQPVTLMGNSVQEGDLAPDFQVVDNDLKPFNFSSMKDKVVIITSVPSLDTPVCDLEARRFNQEAGQLGDDVQILVISMDLPFAQKRWCAAAGVSNVLTLSDHKDASFGTQYGVLVKELRLLARAVFVLDRQKNIRYIELVKEVGQEPNYDLALDAAKKLL; the protein is encoded by the coding sequence ATGAAAGAACGCTTTGGGTTAATTACGTTGAAAGGACAACCCGTCACCTTGATGGGGAATTCCGTTCAGGAAGGGGACCTTGCCCCGGATTTCCAGGTGGTCGACAATGATCTCAAGCCGTTCAATTTTTCATCGATGAAGGATAAGGTGGTAATCATCACGTCAGTTCCCTCGCTGGACACTCCGGTTTGTGACCTGGAAGCCCGGCGCTTTAATCAGGAAGCGGGCCAACTGGGGGACGATGTCCAGATTTTGGTGATCAGCATGGACCTGCCTTTTGCCCAGAAGCGTTGGTGCGCCGCAGCCGGTGTGAGTAACGTTTTGACCCTCTCCGATCACAAGGATGCCTCCTTTGGGACCCAGTACGGTGTCCTGGTCAAGGAGCTACGTTTGCTGGCTCGCGCCGTCTTTGTTTTGGATCGTCAAAAAAATATTCGTTACATAGAACTGGTCAAGGAAGTTGGGCAGGAGCCAAACTACGACCTGGCCTTGGATGCGGCGAAAAAATTGCTTTAG
- a CDS encoding GDP-mannose 4,6-dehydratase codes for MPNRQKNALIMGISGQDGAYLARFLLDKGYRVFGTSRDVQMSSFANLRRLEVMERVTLLSVAVTDFRSVLQAIIRSEPDEIYNLAGQSSVGLSFEQPMETFESISVAVINLLEAIRFFERPVRLYNAGSSECFGNTQGLPANEETPFRPRSPYAVAKSAAFWEVANYREAYGLYACSGILFNHESPLRPERFVTQKIVAAACRIAREGKGELSLGNIEVQRDWGWAPEYVEAMWQMLQQEVADDYVIATGKTFSLEDFTRQVFEHLDLDWTSHVRTNPDFIRPTDIMVSRADPSKADRNLGWRAQFTMPDVARMMVEARIKA; via the coding sequence ATGCCGAACAGACAAAAAAACGCCTTGATCATGGGTATCTCCGGACAGGATGGGGCCTACTTGGCCAGATTCCTGCTGGATAAGGGCTACCGGGTATTTGGGACATCCCGTGACGTACAGATGTCCTCCTTCGCGAATCTGCGTCGGCTGGAGGTGATGGAACGCGTTACCCTGCTTTCCGTGGCGGTGACGGACTTTCGCAGCGTGCTGCAGGCCATCATCCGCTCCGAGCCGGACGAAATTTACAATCTGGCCGGACAAAGTTCCGTGGGGCTGTCCTTTGAACAGCCCATGGAAACCTTTGAAAGCATCAGTGTCGCTGTGATCAATCTGCTGGAGGCAATCCGTTTTTTCGAACGACCGGTAAGGCTGTACAATGCCGGGTCCAGCGAGTGTTTCGGAAACACCCAAGGACTGCCCGCCAACGAAGAGACGCCGTTTCGCCCCCGCAGCCCATATGCCGTGGCCAAATCCGCGGCCTTCTGGGAAGTTGCCAATTATCGTGAAGCATACGGTCTTTACGCCTGTTCCGGTATTCTGTTTAACCATGAGTCTCCCCTTCGTCCGGAGCGTTTTGTCACTCAGAAAATCGTGGCCGCGGCCTGTCGGATTGCCCGGGAAGGCAAGGGTGAATTGTCTCTGGGAAACATCGAAGTGCAGCGGGATTGGGGCTGGGCGCCGGAGTATGTGGAGGCCATGTGGCAGATGCTGCAGCAGGAAGTCGCCGACGACTATGTGATCGCCACCGGCAAGACATTCAGCCTGGAAGACTTCACGCGCCAAGTATTTGAACATTTGGACCTGGATTGGACCAGCCATGTACGCACCAACCCAGATTTCATCCGTCCCACGGACATCATGGTCAGCCGGGCCGACCCCTCCAAGGCGGACCGCAACCTGGGCTGGCGGGCTCAATTCACCATGCCGGACGTTGCCAGGATGATGGTCGAGGCGCGGATCAAGGCATAA
- a CDS encoding glycosyltransferase family 4 protein — MHQTHFASASSSPSASVIKPDILLLTDALRDTHLTGIGRYVLELARGLQAHSDLGSVRFFAGRGWVADPCGPFDRKKVLTADAGRHTVTSLRRALPWRSLQDRISFSLKKVSFWTKTRSTATPVLHGPNYLLLPYTGPSVVTIHDLSFLHYPAYHPKERLVLLDRELPKTLCQADHILTDSEFVRQEILQILGVAAQRVSVTPLGVDPAFQPMSMQRTRPVLRDLHLEHGRYLLCVATREPRKNLARLLTAYAGLPTGIRAFFPLVLAGSGGWLTADLERVMRPLETAGAVRRLGYVPEHRLPALVAGAAGLTMPSFYEGFGLPVLEAMACGVPVLTANRASLPEVAGDAALLVDPDDEQAIREGMEQLLTDELFRQTARERGLKQAARFTWAECVEKTIQVYRRVTGKTSDRHIHVS; from the coding sequence ATGCACCAAACGCATTTTGCTTCAGCCTCGTCCTCGCCATCGGCCTCAGTGATCAAACCGGACATCCTGTTGCTCACGGACGCCTTGCGGGACACCCACCTGACCGGCATTGGCCGCTACGTCCTGGAGTTGGCTCGTGGCCTGCAGGCCCACTCAGATCTCGGCTCCGTGCGTTTTTTCGCTGGTCGCGGCTGGGTAGCCGACCCCTGTGGGCCCTTTGACCGCAAAAAAGTCCTCACCGCGGATGCAGGCAGACATACGGTTACCTCGCTGCGCAGGGCACTGCCCTGGCGCAGTTTGCAGGACCGGATCAGTTTCAGCCTGAAAAAAGTTTCTTTTTGGACAAAAACCCGCTCGACCGCAACCCCGGTTTTGCATGGCCCCAACTATCTCCTGCTGCCGTATACAGGGCCAAGCGTGGTGACCATCCATGACCTTTCCTTTCTGCACTACCCGGCATACCATCCCAAGGAGCGGCTCGTGCTCCTGGACCGAGAATTGCCCAAAACCCTGTGCCAAGCGGACCATATCCTGACAGACTCCGAATTCGTGCGTCAGGAAATCCTCCAGATCCTGGGGGTCGCGGCCCAACGTGTCAGTGTTACACCGTTGGGCGTGGACCCCGCATTCCAGCCTATGTCCATGCAGCGGACCCGGCCAGTCCTGCGTGACCTGCACCTGGAACATGGGCGTTACCTGCTCTGCGTGGCCACTCGGGAACCACGCAAGAATCTGGCCCGTTTGCTGACGGCCTATGCCGGTCTGCCAACTGGTATCAGGGCTTTTTTCCCGTTGGTATTGGCCGGATCCGGCGGATGGTTGACCGCAGACCTGGAACGGGTAATGCGCCCGTTGGAAACAGCAGGTGCGGTCCGAAGACTGGGTTATGTGCCGGAGCACCGCCTCCCGGCTCTGGTTGCCGGCGCTGCCGGGTTGACCATGCCGTCGTTTTACGAAGGGTTCGGACTGCCGGTGCTGGAAGCGATGGCCTGCGGAGTTCCAGTGCTCACCGCCAACCGCGCCAGTTTGCCCGAGGTTGCCGGGGACGCGGCACTGTTGGTGGACCCGGATGACGAGCAAGCCATCCGCGAAGGCATGGAACAGCTGCTGACGGACGAGCTTTTCCGCCAGACGGCCAGAGAACGGGGATTGAAACAGGCCGCGCGGTTCACCTGGGCAGAATGCGTTGAGAAGACCATTCAGGTCTATCGTCGAGTAACCGGAAAAACCTCCGACCGTCACATTCATGTTTCCTGA
- a CDS encoding endonuclease III domain-containing protein codes for MSASTTQLLIAMYEAMLARLGPSGWWPAQAPFEVVVGAILTQNTNWSNVEKAIANLRRTGLLTVESLSGAQPEEVEKNIQPSGFFRQKTKKIFHFLDFLEREGARDVTDLINKDTSQLRRQLLDVNGIGPETADSILLYALNRPVFVVDAYTARIAHRHGLVPEDVSYPELQDVFMSHLTPQVDFFNEYHALLVRVGKKWCRKRLPLCNECPLRPFLREAI; via the coding sequence ATGTCCGCCTCAACCACCCAATTGCTTATTGCCATGTACGAGGCCATGCTGGCCCGGTTGGGTCCCAGCGGATGGTGGCCGGCCCAGGCCCCCTTTGAGGTGGTTGTGGGGGCAATTTTAACCCAAAACACAAACTGGTCCAACGTGGAAAAGGCCATTGCCAACCTGCGCCGCACAGGTCTGCTCACTGTCGAATCGTTGAGCGGCGCCCAACCGGAAGAGGTGGAAAAAAATATTCAACCATCCGGTTTTTTTCGTCAAAAAACCAAAAAGATCTTCCATTTCCTTGATTTCCTGGAGAGGGAAGGTGCCCGGGACGTGACAGACCTCATCAACAAAGATACCTCCCAGTTGCGTCGGCAATTATTGGATGTGAACGGTATCGGCCCGGAAACAGCGGACAGCATTTTGCTTTATGCCTTGAACCGACCGGTTTTTGTCGTCGACGCCTACACAGCCAGAATCGCCCATCGCCATGGACTTGTACCTGAAGATGTGAGCTACCCTGAGCTCCAAGACGTGTTCATGTCCCACCTGACGCCGCAGGTTGATTTTTTCAATGAATATCACGCCCTTCTGGTTCGTGTGGGCAAAAAATGGTGCCGCAAGCGATTGCCGCTCTGCAACGAATGTCCGCTGCGGCCGTTTCTCCGCGAAGCAATCTAA
- a CDS encoding murein hydrolase activator EnvC family protein yields MTNHQATSMLPAVRHSWGFHIFCGAIMLLFLCAEPRELHAETPENVQRSIEQRQRDMRAHEKILKGLTEQERRIFANLQDVETRLRTIAEEVEDLESRLEHLRKEEEARLQDNQELDLARSRTSEELARLLTVLWPVHLQGVEHNLETLNTWDEADRQFQWLSRIYELVQDRIAQLREQERELARGQVLLEQAREEISRQMVRVNAGKDRLLQQKLEFLRGVQEVRAQQVSAEERIQEILQSITELNYQLQAMTTRTFTNFRGGMSWPAQGRLVESYRPQASPPHRGLSMALSENAPVRAISWGKVVHSDVLRGYGHVVILYHGEDYYSLYAFLNTSTVAVGQEVEKSEQLGNAGFYPKVDGPGLYFELRFQQNPVNPDIWLVAQ; encoded by the coding sequence GTGACCAACCATCAAGCCACCTCCATGCTGCCTGCAGTGCGGCACTCCTGGGGTTTCCACATTTTTTGCGGGGCCATAATGCTGCTTTTCTTGTGTGCGGAACCGCGCGAGCTTCATGCCGAGACTCCGGAAAATGTCCAGAGGTCCATTGAGCAACGCCAGAGAGACATGCGTGCGCACGAAAAAATTCTCAAGGGACTCACGGAACAAGAACGCCGCATATTCGCCAACTTGCAGGACGTGGAGACCCGGCTGCGAACCATCGCGGAGGAGGTCGAGGACTTGGAGTCCCGCTTGGAACACCTGCGCAAGGAGGAAGAGGCTCGGCTGCAAGACAATCAGGAACTGGACCTGGCCCGATCCCGCACCAGTGAGGAACTTGCGCGCTTGTTGACCGTGCTCTGGCCGGTGCATCTCCAGGGCGTGGAACACAATCTTGAAACCCTCAACACCTGGGATGAAGCGGATCGCCAATTTCAATGGTTGTCCCGAATCTACGAACTGGTGCAGGATCGGATAGCACAACTTCGTGAACAGGAACGGGAGTTGGCCCGTGGTCAGGTTCTCCTGGAGCAAGCCAGAGAGGAGATCAGCCGGCAAATGGTTCGGGTCAATGCCGGCAAGGACCGTCTTCTCCAACAAAAGCTGGAATTTTTACGCGGAGTGCAGGAGGTTCGGGCGCAACAGGTCTCTGCGGAAGAGCGAATCCAGGAAATTTTGCAGAGCATCACGGAATTAAACTACCAATTACAGGCCATGACCACCAGGACATTCACAAATTTCCGCGGGGGCATGTCCTGGCCCGCCCAGGGACGCCTTGTGGAATCGTACCGGCCCCAAGCCAGCCCGCCGCACCGCGGTCTAAGTATGGCGTTGTCCGAGAATGCACCGGTGCGGGCCATTTCCTGGGGCAAAGTGGTGCATAGCGATGTTTTGCGCGGATATGGCCATGTGGTCATCCTCTATCACGGAGAGGACTACTACAGCCTCTACGCTTTCCTGAACACATCCACCGTGGCTGTGGGTCAGGAGGTGGAAAAAAGCGAACAGTTGGGCAACGCGGGTTTTTATCCCAAGGTCGATGGCCCAGGCCTCTACTTTGAATTGCGTTTTCAGCAAAATCCCGTTAATCCTGATATCTGGCTCGTGGCCCAGTAA